From Rhizobium tumorigenes, the proteins below share one genomic window:
- a CDS encoding DUF982 domain-containing protein, which yields MPSDLHILPVQIAWGGFRTLASVTDIAECLVREWPGPTDGNAYVTALMICDAVLSGGEDDTPEHARESVDLRRKFLLKMNPIYGL from the coding sequence GTGCCGTCCGATTTGCACATCCTCCCGGTTCAGATCGCATGGGGCGGCTTCCGGACGCTGGCATCCGTGACGGATATTGCCGAGTGCCTGGTGCGGGAATGGCCGGGACCGACTGACGGCAATGCGTATGTGACCGCGCTGATGATCTGCGATGCTGTCCTGAGCGGTGGCGAGGACGATACGCCGGAACATGCGCGGGAATCCGTAGATCTCCGCAGGAAGTTCCTCTTGAAAATGAATCCAATATACGGCTTATGA
- a CDS encoding response regulator: MIAQRTAVLVVEDEALVRMGIVDELEDAGFEVFEAENSVVAIELLIANPRIEVMFTDIDMPGGVDGLKLAASVRDRWPPVTIIVTSGHRAVGVDSLPARARFMSKPYNPDVVVRSIKEMMTQ, translated from the coding sequence ATGATTGCTCAACGAACCGCCGTCTTGGTTGTCGAAGACGAGGCCCTCGTTCGAATGGGAATTGTTGACGAACTGGAAGATGCGGGTTTCGAGGTGTTCGAAGCCGAGAATTCAGTTGTTGCAATCGAGTTACTAATAGCCAATCCGCGCATAGAAGTGATGTTTACGGACATCGACATGCCCGGCGGGGTAGATGGCCTCAAGCTTGCAGCGTCGGTTCGGGACAGATGGCCGCCCGTTACGATCATCGTAACGTCCGGTCATCGTGCAGTCGGTGTTGACAGCCTCCCGGCGCGGGCGCGCTTCATGTCGAAGCCATACAATCCAGATGTCGTGGTTCGGTCGATCAAAGAGATGATGACTCAGTAA
- a CDS encoding PAS domain-containing sensor histidine kinase encodes MSSSNNNDGAVKTLAEALATEHVNPVALLEAVLSASDDCIKVLDLEGHLLFMSEGGKHVMEVDDFDSLKGCPWPDFWADESNVAARNAVAIAASGRPARFTGSAKTARGNDRFWDVQVLPLVDSGSRPTQLLSISRDISEGHAAEAKVAELIAAEQEAAKAEADTLRRMLLDAPSFMCVLEGPDHFFKITNRAYLQLVGHRDLIGVPVRQAFPDIEGQGFFELLDEVYVTGEPFIGRSVSFAIQRSPDGPYEEAFLNFVYQPIFSADGVVTGIFVEGSDVTDLKNVELALRRKDLQLELALDAAGMGVWECTVVDGHFIDIKEDERARMLLHRLADEEATFDNFTSRVHPDDRLALAESAAQALDPSGSGILDVQYRMLERPGMPSRWVHARAKTVTFDGLTKFVGTVRDVTDRKDDEARQQLVSGELQHRIKNLLAMVSAIATQTLRGDDIADRREIFNARLHVLAQAQNLLMATTFESAGIHDTLRAALAPHGGSDGRFDIDGSHFEMTPKQSLSMALTLHELATNATKYGALSNDAGRVRISWHLAKASDGRQDLNFVWQESGGPAVSEPKTKGFGSRLISRVLAADFSGDVRIIYPSGGVVCTLTAKLG; translated from the coding sequence ATGTCCAGTTCCAACAACAATGACGGGGCTGTTAAAACACTCGCTGAAGCCCTCGCAACCGAGCATGTGAACCCGGTGGCGCTGTTGGAAGCAGTGCTTTCCGCCTCAGATGATTGCATCAAGGTCCTCGATCTTGAAGGCCATCTTCTTTTTATGTCCGAAGGTGGCAAGCACGTCATGGAGGTGGATGACTTCGATTCCTTGAAAGGCTGCCCGTGGCCTGATTTCTGGGCGGACGAGAGTAATGTCGCCGCCCGTAATGCCGTCGCAATCGCTGCCTCAGGGCGTCCGGCCCGCTTCACAGGCTCTGCCAAGACGGCGCGTGGTAACGATCGATTCTGGGATGTTCAAGTCCTGCCGCTTGTCGATAGTGGCAGCAGGCCCACCCAACTCCTCTCGATTTCTCGTGATATCAGCGAGGGTCATGCCGCAGAGGCGAAGGTTGCAGAACTGATTGCGGCCGAACAGGAAGCAGCCAAAGCCGAGGCCGACACGTTAAGGCGGATGCTGCTCGATGCGCCGAGCTTCATGTGTGTTCTGGAAGGGCCGGATCACTTCTTCAAGATTACCAACAGGGCCTATCTTCAGCTTGTTGGGCATCGCGACCTGATTGGTGTACCGGTCCGCCAGGCATTCCCTGATATCGAAGGGCAGGGCTTCTTCGAACTGTTGGACGAGGTTTATGTGACGGGGGAGCCGTTCATTGGTCGCAGTGTCAGCTTTGCAATCCAGCGGTCACCGGACGGCCCTTATGAAGAAGCATTCCTCAACTTTGTCTATCAGCCGATATTCAGCGCGGATGGAGTCGTTACCGGGATATTTGTGGAGGGAAGCGACGTCACAGACTTGAAAAATGTCGAACTCGCGCTTCGCCGAAAGGATCTTCAGCTCGAGCTTGCGCTTGACGCGGCAGGAATGGGCGTTTGGGAATGCACTGTGGTCGATGGCCATTTCATTGATATCAAGGAGGACGAACGGGCAAGGATGTTGCTCCATCGTTTGGCTGATGAAGAGGCGACTTTCGACAATTTCACATCCCGCGTTCATCCCGATGACCGGCTGGCTCTTGCCGAGTCAGCGGCGCAGGCCCTCGATCCAAGTGGCAGTGGTATTCTCGACGTCCAGTATCGAATGCTTGAACGCCCCGGCATGCCGAGCCGCTGGGTTCATGCCAGAGCGAAAACTGTTACGTTCGACGGCTTGACGAAATTCGTGGGCACAGTGCGGGATGTCACGGACCGAAAGGATGATGAGGCGCGCCAGCAGTTGGTCAGTGGCGAACTGCAGCACCGGATCAAAAATCTCCTGGCGATGGTCAGTGCAATAGCGACACAAACATTGCGTGGCGATGACATCGCAGACCGACGAGAGATATTCAACGCGCGTTTACACGTTCTGGCGCAGGCCCAGAACTTGCTCATGGCCACGACGTTTGAAAGCGCGGGCATCCATGACACACTGCGAGCGGCACTTGCGCCCCATGGCGGATCTGACGGACGTTTTGATATCGATGGCTCTCACTTCGAGATGACGCCGAAGCAGAGCCTCTCGATGGCGCTCACTTTGCATGAGCTTGCCACTAACGCCACCAAATATGGCGCACTTTCAAACGACGCCGGCCGCGTCAGAATATCCTGGCATCTCGCAAAGGCCTCAGACGGACGACAGGATCTCAATTTCGTCTGGCAAGAGAGCGGAGGACCGGCCGTGTCCGAGCCGAAGACCAAGGGTTTCGGGTCACGGCTTATCTCCCGCGTGCTTGCTGCAGATTTCTCAGGCGACGTACGGATCATTTACCCGTCTGGAGGCGTTGTATGCACACTAACAGCCAAACTTGGCTAG
- a CDS encoding zeta toxin family protein, with the protein MSQPSCIILGGPNGSGKSSAYAKLKLEGVWINADEIAKELTGASDGRAAAMAAGRAAIRKLAEMIETRTSFVYETTLSSQQAINLMRDAKAAGFSVGLYYVALDSVETNIERVRQRVEAGGHDIPDDDIRRRYVGSLDKLGAALTHADEALLMDNSGLEPHEVFRISAGEVTAFDIDDENELHKLYVAKVCEALGLVRTYDSFRTPESISYEVNGLTNRILRSMPGHKSEPSGDK; encoded by the coding sequence TTGTCGCAGCCATCGTGCATCATTCTGGGCGGTCCCAACGGGTCCGGCAAGTCCTCCGCCTATGCCAAGCTGAAGCTCGAAGGCGTGTGGATCAACGCCGATGAAATTGCCAAGGAACTGACCGGAGCCAGTGACGGCCGAGCAGCGGCCATGGCAGCGGGCAGGGCGGCGATCCGCAAGCTCGCAGAGATGATCGAGACCCGAACATCCTTCGTCTACGAAACAACCTTGAGCAGCCAGCAGGCCATCAACCTGATGCGCGATGCCAAGGCGGCCGGGTTTTCGGTTGGCCTCTATTATGTCGCACTGGATTCCGTCGAGACGAACATCGAGCGCGTCAGACAGCGTGTTGAGGCAGGCGGCCACGACATTCCTGACGATGACATCCGCAGGCGATATGTCGGATCCCTAGATAAGCTCGGGGCGGCGCTGACCCATGCGGACGAAGCGCTGCTGATGGATAACAGCGGCCTTGAGCCTCACGAGGTGTTCCGCATCTCGGCTGGCGAGGTCACGGCGTTCGATATCGACGACGAGAACGAGCTGCACAAGCTCTATGTCGCAAAAGTCTGCGAAGCTCTGGGACTGGTGAGGACATACGACAGCTTCAGAACGCCGGAATCCATCTCTTACGAGGTCAATGGCCTGACAAATCGGATCCTGAGGAGTATGCCAGGTCACAAATCGGAGCCTTCCGGCGACAAGTGA
- a CDS encoding helix-turn-helix domain-containing protein, with amino-acid sequence MKIKREYVLQLAAEIETKRRSLGLSFTEIAALSGVDASQVNRVCHGHFRTMNPSVVQICNSLGLSVRDSEPVAPQRLVRALCALWDGTPEDEERLVTLLTLLGHMKTGAPQS; translated from the coding sequence ATGAAAATCAAGCGCGAATACGTCCTGCAGCTGGCCGCCGAGATCGAGACGAAGCGTCGCTCGCTGGGCCTTAGTTTCACCGAGATTGCTGCATTGTCGGGCGTCGATGCAAGCCAGGTTAACAGAGTTTGCCATGGCCACTTTCGGACGATGAATCCGAGTGTCGTGCAAATTTGCAATTCTCTGGGGCTTTCTGTCAGAGATTCCGAGCCTGTCGCCCCCCAAAGGTTAGTGCGAGCCCTTTGTGCCCTATGGGACGGTACCCCCGAGGATGAAGAGAGGCTCGTCACACTGTTGACCCTCTTAGGACACATGAAAACCGGAGCTCCCCAATCCTGA